The following coding sequences lie in one Heyndrickxia oleronia genomic window:
- a CDS encoding transcriptional regulator gives MNVKFLELPFHMQIVFWIVIITILLSQSIFIFLSARKREKNAWFWGFIGLLNFPTGMILYYLCVVYPDKKKERK, from the coding sequence ATGAATGTTAAGTTTTTAGAGTTACCATTTCATATGCAGATTGTTTTTTGGATTGTCATAATAACCATATTATTAAGCCAAAGCATATTTATTTTTCTATCTGCAAGAAAAAGAGAGAAGAATGCATGGTTTTGGGGATTTATTGGTTTATTAAATTTTCCAACAGGAATGATTCTTTATTATCTTTGTGTAGTGTATCCCGATAAAAAAAAGGAGAGAAAATAA
- a CDS encoding DUF5345 family protein gives MENEEEKIIKQAFERIDDFYDVTSPNHMTLTVLLKDKKEEYKKKQRKELITFIFVAVASVILVALLIMKVPIVYFIIQVLSIGIAIIYTYFGRKNHFKEGHNL, from the coding sequence GTGGAAAATGAAGAAGAAAAAATAATAAAACAAGCATTTGAGAGAATAGATGATTTTTACGATGTTACATCGCCAAACCACATGACACTTACAGTTTTATTGAAGGATAAAAAAGAAGAATATAAAAAAAAGCAGAGAAAAGAATTGATAACATTTATATTTGTCGCTGTTGCATCGGTAATATTAGTAGCACTCTTAATAATGAAGGTACCAATCGTTTATTTTATTATTCAGGTACTAAGTATTGGTATTGCAATAATATACACATACTTTGGAAGAAAGAATCACTTTAAAGAGGGTCATAATCTATGA
- a CDS encoding IS1595 family transposase, with protein sequence MIVKATDILKAIQKLNPAEKHRLREYLIDALTASSSTRTVLEEISERKNKDGYRCPNCESEHIVRFGKYSTIVDGEEVKKQRYRCKACRMTFTDFTNTALYRTRHLNRWMKFIECMIEGYSLRKSAELIGDITHVTLFYWRHKLLTALKQMEITNFQGIVEMDETYFLYSEKGQRKIKDRKPRKRGGSAKKRGISKEQVCVLVARDRDKVTFSETLGMGRLTKEQLDKAIGHKLSNRNVLCTDAWRAFKTYATEKDISIYQFKSDGKIRTKGLYHIQNVNNYHRRLKGWIQRFNGVATEYLNNYLAWFQVLESINHQRNEVTMNDMIIKGNLIPNIETYDTLRLSRFTV encoded by the coding sequence ATGATTGTGAAAGCAACTGATATCCTTAAAGCGATTCAAAAACTTAATCCAGCGGAAAAACATCGGTTACGGGAATATTTAATCGATGCTCTTACTGCCTCATCGTCCACAAGAACGGTACTGGAAGAGATCTCGGAACGTAAAAATAAGGATGGCTATCGGTGTCCTAATTGCGAGTCAGAACATATTGTGCGGTTTGGGAAATACTCCACTATCGTAGATGGGGAAGAAGTGAAGAAGCAGCGTTATCGCTGCAAGGCTTGTAGAATGACTTTCACTGACTTCACCAATACGGCATTATATCGAACCCGTCATCTCAATCGTTGGATGAAGTTTATTGAATGTATGATAGAAGGTTATTCACTTCGCAAATCAGCAGAGTTGATTGGTGACATTACTCACGTCACTTTGTTCTATTGGAGGCACAAGCTCCTAACAGCGTTAAAACAAATGGAAATCACAAATTTCCAAGGTATCGTTGAAATGGACGAGACCTATTTCCTGTACTCTGAAAAAGGACAAAGAAAGATTAAAGATAGAAAGCCACGCAAACGTGGCGGTTCCGCAAAGAAACGTGGCATAAGCAAGGAGCAGGTATGTGTATTGGTCGCAAGAGACCGCGACAAGGTGACCTTTTCAGAAACTTTAGGAATGGGACGATTGACAAAAGAGCAATTGGACAAAGCCATCGGGCATAAACTTTCCAATAGAAACGTCTTATGTACCGATGCTTGGCGTGCCTTTAAAACCTATGCCACTGAAAAGGATATATCCATTTACCAGTTTAAGTCTGACGGTAAAATTCGCACCAAGGGTCTATATCACATCCAGAACGTCAACAACTACCACCGAAGACTGAAAGGTTGGATACAACGCTTTAACGGCGTGGCGACCGAGTATCTTAACAATTACCTTGCGTGGTTTCAAGTGTTAGAAAGCATCAATCATCAGCGAAATGAAGTCACAATGAACGATATGATAATAAAAGGGAATTTAATTCCAAATATAGAAACATATGATACACTTAGATTATCTAGGTTTACTGTATAA
- a CDS encoding VOC family protein, giving the protein MEQKQQIKGKLGKTIQVRLVSDLKKSQEYYRDVLGCKIDGWGHAERDGMIIILQQSNSPEDVRPNAVSKKRLDYPTDWEGPDFGWDTYIHVSWDDQDTLVEEVRGKGGEIAVEPFIGAHGNWEFKNACIKDPDGYNIVLGSMREIQQ; this is encoded by the coding sequence GTGGAACAAAAACAACAAATTAAAGGGAAATTAGGGAAAACCATTCAAGTACGATTAGTCTCCGATTTAAAAAAATCTCAGGAATACTACCGTGATGTATTAGGATGTAAAATTGATGGTTGGGGGCACGCAGAACGAGACGGAATGATTATCATTCTTCAACAGTCAAACTCCCCAGAAGATGTACGACCAAACGCTGTATCCAAAAAGCGTTTAGATTATCCTACAGATTGGGAAGGGCCTGATTTTGGATGGGACACGTATATTCATGTTAGTTGGGATGACCAGGACACTCTAGTTGAAGAAGTTCGAGGAAAAGGGGGAGAGATTGCAGTCGAGCCATTTATAGGTGCACACGGCAATTGGGAGTTTAAAAATGCCTGTATAAAAGACCCCGATGGATACAATATCGTATTAGGTTCAATGCGAGAAATTCAGCAATAA
- a CDS encoding ABC transporter ATP-binding protein, translating to MLKISNFSKRYKNGKKVVENLSLDVEKGDLYGFIGHNGAGKTTTIKAIVGILDFEEGEIRIDNHSIKNEPLICKKMLAYIPDNPDLYEHLSGIQYINFIGDIFGVSQSQRDRLIGKYANEFEIMDRLGDIISTYSHGMKQKLAIISALIHEPKLLILDEPFVGLDPKAAHTLKGIMKDFCKSGGSIFFSTHVLEVAEKLCNKIAILKEGKLLTSGEISKVKGSSSLEDVFLELVNHE from the coding sequence ATGCTGAAAATTAGTAATTTTTCAAAGAGATACAAAAACGGGAAAAAGGTAGTAGAAAATCTATCTTTAGATGTAGAAAAGGGTGATTTATATGGTTTTATCGGGCACAATGGAGCAGGAAAAACAACAACTATTAAAGCAATTGTTGGAATTCTTGATTTTGAAGAAGGTGAAATTAGAATTGATAATCATTCTATTAAAAACGAACCTTTAATATGTAAAAAAATGCTTGCTTACATTCCTGATAATCCGGATTTATATGAACATTTATCAGGTATTCAATACATTAATTTTATTGGCGACATTTTTGGTGTCAGTCAATCTCAAAGGGATAGATTAATAGGTAAGTATGCGAATGAATTTGAAATTATGGATCGATTAGGGGATATAATTTCTACTTATTCACACGGTATGAAACAGAAGCTTGCTATCATATCAGCTCTAATACACGAACCAAAATTACTAATTTTAGATGAGCCTTTTGTCGGTTTAGATCCCAAAGCTGCACACACTTTAAAAGGAATTATGAAAGATTTTTGTAAGAGTGGAGGTTCGATTTTCTTCTCAACACATGTTCTTGAGGTAGCAGAAAAGTTATGTAATAAAATTGCTATTCTTAAAGAAGGGAAGTTATTAACTAGTGGGGAAATCTCAAAGGTTAAGGGAAGTAGTAGCTTAGAAGACGTATTTTTGGAGTTGGTCAATCATGAGTAA
- the murI gene encoding glutamate racemase, protein MRIGFFDSGIGGITVLHQALRFLPNEDYIFYADTLHVPYGEKPKEEVREYIFNAVDFMANQGIKALVIACNTATSIAVDDLRKKYDFPILGIEPAVKPAVENCEGKRKKVLVLATSLTLKEEKFHNLVKRIDRHDIVESLPLPGLVEFAENFEFKEEKVVPYLKEKLSSFDLKQFGTVVLGCTHFPYFENSIKKIFPKDVDIISGSIGTAKNLKRVLEANNQMNDGTGDIKFFKSGYEVEDKETLSAYNELLVLLDRMSSITTLV, encoded by the coding sequence GTGAGAATAGGTTTTTTTGATTCTGGAATAGGTGGAATTACTGTCCTTCATCAAGCATTGAGGTTTTTACCGAATGAAGATTATATATTTTATGCAGATACCTTACACGTTCCATATGGTGAAAAACCAAAAGAAGAGGTAAGAGAATATATTTTTAATGCCGTTGACTTTATGGCTAATCAAGGTATCAAAGCATTAGTCATTGCTTGTAATACTGCAACTAGTATTGCAGTGGATGATCTTCGTAAAAAGTATGATTTTCCAATTTTGGGCATAGAACCAGCTGTAAAACCGGCTGTTGAAAACTGTGAGGGAAAACGAAAAAAGGTATTAGTATTGGCAACTAGTTTGACTCTCAAAGAGGAAAAGTTTCATAACCTTGTGAAAAGGATTGACCGTCATGATATTGTTGAAAGTCTACCTCTTCCTGGTCTTGTAGAATTCGCTGAGAATTTTGAATTTAAGGAAGAAAAAGTTGTACCATATTTAAAAGAAAAACTATCCTCGTTTGATTTAAAGCAATTTGGAACGGTTGTTCTTGGATGTACCCATTTCCCATATTTTGAAAATAGTATAAAGAAAATATTTCCTAAAGATGTGGATATTATTTCTGGAAGTATTGGAACTGCAAAGAACTTAAAACGAGTTCTTGAGGCAAACAATCAAATGAATGATGGTACAGGAGATATTAAGTTTTTTAAATCTGGATATGAAGTTGAGGATAAAGAAACTTTATCTGCTTATAATGAGTTGTTGGTATTGTTAGACAGGATGAGTTCTATAACAACGCTTGTTTAA
- a CDS encoding PLD nuclease N-terminal domain-containing protein — MDKSLLFQVLLPIIILQLILMITALSSLVKQQNTKGSKWLWAVIIIFVNLLGPVIYFVFGRKDR; from the coding sequence GTGGACAAATCATTATTGTTCCAGGTGCTATTACCTATTATCATTTTACAACTTATATTAATGATTACTGCACTTTCGAGTCTAGTTAAACAGCAAAATACTAAAGGTTCTAAATGGTTATGGGCAGTTATTATAATTTTCGTAAATTTATTAGGTCCTGTAATTTACTTTGTATTTGGACGAAAGGATAGATAA
- a CDS encoding sigma factor-like helix-turn-helix DNA-binding protein, translated as MFVNRCKNELKSSRKKKEAYIGPWLPEPLLQKFNGEPVENLIQSDQLSYSYLVLMENLSPRERIAYVLRNALGLRHGEIADILKTSTVNSRKILSRAQIKIGIKSEKDLTINLQKYFIDQFIMALNNGVIQKLTNLLSNDVLFTADGGGKVRSAINVIKSKKRVLALITGISKKFFSGKNANVAKINNQLGIVVTENRKITGAFCFNWDSPTQSINKYSI; from the coding sequence ATGTTTGTTAATCGCTGCAAAAACGAACTGAAATCAAGTAGAAAAAAGAAAGAAGCATATATCGGACCTTGGTTACCTGAGCCTTTACTACAAAAATTCAATGGTGAACCCGTAGAGAATCTAATTCAGTCGGATCAATTAAGCTATTCATATTTGGTTCTTATGGAGAACCTTTCACCTAGAGAAAGGATAGCCTACGTACTACGAAATGCCCTAGGGCTTAGACATGGTGAAATTGCCGATATTCTAAAAACTTCTACAGTTAATAGCCGTAAAATATTAAGTAGAGCACAAATTAAAATAGGAATAAAAAGTGAAAAAGACTTGACTATCAATCTACAGAAATATTTTATAGATCAATTTATAATGGCATTAAATAACGGGGTTATTCAAAAATTAACCAATTTGTTATCTAATGATGTACTTTTCACTGCTGATGGAGGTGGAAAGGTAAGGTCAGCAATCAATGTTATCAAAAGTAAAAAACGAGTGTTGGCACTTATTACAGGGATTTCAAAGAAATTTTTCTCCGGAAAAAATGCTAATGTAGCTAAAATAAATAATCAATTAGGTATCGTAGTCACTGAAAATAGAAAAATTACGGGCGCCTTTTGTTTTAACTGGGATTCACCAACCCAATCGATAAATAAATATTCTATATAG
- a CDS encoding ABC transporter ATP-binding protein, which yields MSIYVKNITKSFQNRNVLQDVSFKIEKGRCVALIGPNGAGKTTLLNILVGLLDSDQGEISYQKTKDWKKEIGFLPQIPSFYNWMTAKEFLLFMGKVSQIDTLQLKSKVADVLESTGLTDDRNRKIQGFSGGMKQRLGLAQALLHEPSLLFLDEPVSALDPVGRRDFMNILSSIKEKTTIVYSTHILHDAEEISDNVLFLKQGSIIAQGMLEQFISQTSKTYTLKISNDFPYDLSTCSFIKSVKMLDAKSASLTFQNEGSKEELLQWCLIHHLDIIEFKKEKLTLESVFMEEVKK from the coding sequence ATGAGTATTTATGTGAAAAACATCACAAAAAGTTTTCAAAATCGAAACGTTTTACAAGACGTTAGTTTTAAAATAGAAAAAGGAAGATGCGTTGCTTTAATTGGTCCAAATGGAGCAGGTAAAACAACTCTTTTGAACATTTTGGTGGGCTTATTAGACTCTGATCAAGGCGAGATATCCTACCAAAAAACTAAGGATTGGAAAAAAGAAATTGGTTTTCTTCCTCAAATCCCCAGCTTTTATAATTGGATGACAGCTAAAGAGTTTTTATTATTTATGGGTAAAGTATCTCAAATAGATACTTTACAATTAAAATCAAAGGTGGCAGATGTATTAGAATCTACTGGTCTAACTGATGATAGAAATAGAAAAATTCAAGGTTTTTCTGGTGGGATGAAACAAAGACTTGGTCTCGCTCAAGCTTTGTTACATGAACCTTCATTACTTTTCCTAGATGAACCAGTATCAGCACTTGATCCAGTTGGCAGACGTGATTTTATGAATATATTATCAAGTATAAAGGAAAAGACAACTATAGTGTATTCTACACATATTTTACACGATGCAGAGGAAATTAGTGATAACGTTTTGTTTTTGAAACAGGGTTCCATTATCGCACAGGGAATGTTAGAGCAATTTATTTCCCAAACATCTAAAACCTATACTTTAAAGATCTCAAATGATTTTCCATATGATTTAAGTACTTGTAGCTTTATTAAATCTGTAAAAATGCTTGATGCTAAATCTGCTAGTCTAACTTTTCAGAATGAGGGAAGTAAGGAAGAACTACTACAATGGTGTCTTATACATCATCTTGATATTATCGAATTTAAAAAAGAGAAGCTAACATTGGAAAGTGTGTTTATGGAGGAGGTAAAGAAATGA
- a CDS encoding NAD-dependent epimerase/dehydratase family protein, with product MKILLAGSTGVIGKMVIPFLLQEGHDVFGMIRSKKHVKAMEEIGVKPVIADAFDRDSVYAALIETQPDVVMHQLTALNSGDIDDNSKIRKEGTRNLVDAANHVGVKKMVAQSISWAYEPGNTLATEETPLDINAPLPRKKTIDGVIALEEKVKEMPEFIILRYGTFYGPGTWYSRNGKIAKQLHKQELYATNGITSFIHVKDAAKAAVSALNWPSGTINIVDDEPVKGTVWLPYFARLIGAPLPYIKDIHNSWERGASNNKAKKQYGWEPMYASWTKGFDMLH from the coding sequence ATGAAGATATTGCTTGCTGGCTCCACAGGTGTAATTGGAAAAATGGTGATTCCCTTTTTACTACAAGAAGGGCATGATGTATTTGGGATGATTCGATCAAAAAAGCATGTTAAAGCAATGGAAGAGATAGGAGTTAAACCAGTAATTGCAGATGCGTTTGATCGCGATAGTGTTTATGCAGCATTAATTGAAACTCAACCTGATGTTGTTATGCATCAACTCACCGCACTAAATAGTGGCGATATAGACGATAATTCAAAAATAAGGAAAGAGGGAACACGAAACCTCGTTGATGCAGCTAATCACGTTGGAGTGAAAAAAATGGTGGCCCAAAGTATTTCATGGGCATATGAACCTGGAAATACACTAGCTACTGAAGAAACACCATTAGATATTAATGCCCCATTACCACGTAAAAAAACGATTGATGGTGTCATTGCTTTAGAGGAAAAAGTAAAAGAAATGCCTGAGTTCATTATACTTCGCTATGGTACATTCTATGGTCCTGGAACGTGGTATTCGAGAAACGGTAAAATTGCTAAACAATTGCATAAACAGGAGTTATACGCAACAAATGGGATCACATCCTTTATCCATGTAAAAGATGCAGCGAAAGCAGCCGTATCAGCTTTAAATTGGCCATCAGGAACTATAAACATTGTAGATGATGAACCTGTAAAAGGCACGGTATGGCTTCCCTATTTTGCTAGATTGATTGGGGCGCCCCTCCCTTATATTAAAGACATACATAATTCCTGGGAACGGGGTGCATCAAATAATAAAGCAAAAAAACAATATGGCTGGGAGCCTATGTATGCTTCATGGACTAAAGGATTCGACATGTTACATTAA
- a CDS encoding IS1182 family transposase gives MFKNYTMNQLVLPLDLEVKLQKNDIAFHIHHLVESIPHEVFEPFLRNEGCPAYHPRMMLKIILCAYTQSVFSGRKIEALLKDSIRMMWLAQGYEPSYRTINRFRVHSDVKELIRQCFVQFRCQLIEEKLIDQEAIFIDGTKIEANANKFTFVWKKSIEKYHHSLIERSNQLYNELLENEIIPEIEREGDEQLSLKELAQLVGKVDNVVAEYDKQIEESSDVPERKALRSERKYPKQVRKQLIDFVLRKQKYQRDFEILGTRNSYSKTDLDATFMRMKDDYMQNGQLKAGYNVQIATEGQYTLAYSLFSNPTDTRTLIPFLDEIQNHYFVLPKHIVADAGYGSEQNYNDILSNRKREALITYNLYLKEQKKKYKQNPLNPDNWQYCEETDTYICPNQKRLEFHYHSVRTDRTGFQRRFKIYECEDCSGCPFRSSCTKAKEGNNRKLMVNEQWEQQKVYVRAKLSEEKTSSIYRKRKIDVEPVFGFLKANLRFTRFSVRGKSKVENEMGLALMAVNLRKFTAKQLR, from the coding sequence ATGTTTAAAAATTATACCATGAATCAATTAGTTTTGCCTTTAGATTTAGAAGTAAAATTACAAAAAAATGATATTGCCTTTCATATCCATCATCTAGTTGAAAGTATTCCTCATGAAGTTTTCGAACCATTTCTGCGAAATGAGGGCTGTCCTGCTTATCATCCACGCATGATGCTTAAAATTATTTTATGTGCCTACACCCAATCTGTCTTTTCAGGGCGAAAAATTGAAGCTCTATTAAAAGACAGTATCCGGATGATGTGGCTAGCTCAAGGGTATGAACCAAGCTACCGTACAATCAATCGATTCCGTGTTCATTCAGATGTGAAAGAATTAATTCGCCAATGTTTCGTCCAATTTCGTTGCCAATTAATCGAGGAAAAACTAATCGATCAAGAAGCAATTTTTATTGATGGTACAAAGATTGAAGCAAATGCGAATAAATTTACGTTTGTCTGGAAGAAATCGATTGAGAAATATCATCACAGTTTAATTGAAAGGTCAAACCAGCTATATAACGAGCTACTTGAGAACGAAATTATACCTGAAATTGAACGGGAAGGTGATGAACAATTATCATTGAAAGAGCTCGCTCAATTGGTAGGAAAAGTGGACAATGTCGTAGCTGAGTATGATAAACAAATTGAGGAATCATCAGACGTTCCAGAACGAAAAGCTTTAAGAAGTGAACGCAAATACCCGAAACAAGTGCGTAAACAGTTGATTGATTTTGTCTTACGAAAACAAAAATATCAACGAGACTTTGAAATCTTAGGCACACGTAATAGCTATTCCAAAACAGATCTGGACGCGACATTTATGCGAATGAAAGATGATTATATGCAAAACGGACAATTGAAAGCTGGTTACAATGTACAAATCGCAACAGAAGGGCAATACACGCTTGCCTATAGTTTATTTTCAAACCCAACAGATACACGTACGTTAATTCCATTTCTTGATGAAATCCAGAACCATTATTTCGTGTTACCGAAACATATTGTCGCAGATGCAGGTTATGGTAGTGAACAAAACTATAATGATATCCTTTCGAACAGAAAACGAGAAGCACTGATTACGTATAATCTGTATTTGAAGGAGCAAAAGAAAAAGTACAAACAAAACCCATTGAATCCCGACAACTGGCAGTATTGTGAAGAAACAGATACATATATATGCCCTAACCAGAAACGTCTTGAATTTCACTATCATTCTGTCCGTACTGATCGTACGGGATTCCAACGAAGGTTCAAGATCTACGAGTGTGAGGACTGTTCGGGATGTCCATTCCGTTCATCATGTACAAAAGCGAAAGAAGGCAACAATCGAAAACTAATGGTGAATGAACAATGGGAACAACAAAAAGTATATGTGAGAGCGAAGCTTTCAGAAGAGAAAACGAGCTCCATCTATCGAAAACGCAAAATCGATGTGGAACCAGTTTTTGGATTCTTGAAGGCTAATTTACGTTTCACTCGATTTTCTGTACGAGGAAAATCGAAGGTAGAAAATGAAATGGGACTCGCATTAATGGCCGTGAATTTAAGAAAATTCACGGCCAAACAACTACGGTAA
- the erm gene encoding 23S ribosomal RNA methyltransferase Erm — MTKKSNKYKYSNFNNGEPPNFSGQHLIHNKKLLTDIVKTAKISNKHLVLELGAGKGALTTVLNEKARKVWAIEFDSRFIKKLESLGLQNTIVIQKDILKIKLPREPFVVVSNIPFAITTDIMKMLLNDPKNSIQSAVIIMEKGAAKRFTSKSVKDWYVMAWRMWFDIRIERGIFKDHFSPPPRVDTAMVSIVRKKESLISYKYAKTLHSLLAYGLKYPTVPINDFLRSIFTAPQAKKVRAAIKVAPENTVKSLNEKHWAIICNTMVQYVPPHFWPKK; from the coding sequence ATGACAAAAAAATCCAATAAATATAAATATAGTAATTTCAACAATGGAGAGCCGCCTAATTTTAGCGGGCAACATCTCATACACAATAAAAAATTATTAACTGATATTGTTAAGACAGCTAAAATATCCAATAAACATCTTGTTTTAGAGCTAGGGGCAGGGAAAGGAGCATTAACAACTGTTTTGAATGAGAAAGCCAGAAAAGTATGGGCAATCGAGTTTGATTCAAGGTTTATAAAAAAATTAGAATCATTAGGGTTGCAAAATACAATAGTGATTCAAAAGGACATATTGAAAATAAAGTTACCTCGTGAGCCGTTTGTAGTTGTTTCTAATATTCCATTTGCCATTACAACTGATATTATGAAAATGCTTCTAAATGATCCCAAAAATAGTATTCAAAGCGCGGTAATTATAATGGAAAAAGGAGCCGCCAAACGATTTACATCTAAATCCGTCAAAGATTGGTATGTGATGGCATGGAGAATGTGGTTTGACATAAGAATCGAAAGGGGAATTTTTAAAGATCATTTTTCTCCACCACCAAGAGTGGATACAGCAATGGTTTCCATTGTGAGAAAGAAGGAATCGCTAATTTCTTATAAATATGCGAAAACGTTGCACTCGCTATTAGCGTACGGATTAAAATACCCAACTGTGCCTATTAATGATTTCTTAAGGAGTATTTTTACAGCACCACAAGCGAAAAAAGTTAGGGCTGCAATCAAAGTTGCACCAGAGAACACCGTGAAAAGTCTTAATGAAAAACATTGGGCAATAATATGCAATACAATGGTCCAATATGTACCTCCTCATTTTTGGCCGAAAAAATAA
- the sigY gene encoding RNA polymerase sigma factor SigY codes for MNDKLIDRAKSGDEEAFVELFQTHYSFFYKYIIKMTFDPVVAEDIMQETMLKSYLNIQKYDGSSNWTSWIITIATRIYIDYLRKKKRERWLLKKTKENYSDLLRWQLLHSGYEYDDIMDIIHKLDANHRIPLLLKHYYGFRYDEIAEMLGIKEGTVKSRVHKSILIVRKGLQVSGK; via the coding sequence ATGAATGATAAACTTATAGATAGGGCAAAATCTGGCGACGAAGAAGCTTTTGTTGAACTATTTCAAACACATTATTCTTTTTTTTATAAATACATTATCAAAATGACTTTTGATCCGGTAGTAGCTGAGGATATAATGCAAGAAACTATGTTGAAAAGCTATTTGAATATTCAAAAGTATGATGGTTCTAGTAATTGGACTAGTTGGATAATTACAATTGCAACTAGGATCTATATTGATTATTTGAGAAAAAAGAAAAGAGAGAGATGGTTACTTAAAAAGACAAAAGAGAATTATTCAGATTTATTACGATGGCAATTATTGCATTCTGGCTATGAATACGATGACATAATGGATATTATTCATAAGTTAGATGCCAATCATCGGATACCCTTATTATTAAAACATTATTATGGATTCAGGTATGATGAGATAGCAGAAATGTTAGGGATAAAGGAAGGAACAGTTAAATCTAGGGTTCATAAAAGTATATTAATTGTAAGAAAGGGGTTGCAAGTGAGTGGAAAATGA
- a CDS encoding PadR family transcriptional regulator, giving the protein MENLTEMLKGSLEGCVLEIISRQETYGYEITRRLNDLGFTEVVEGTVYTILVRLEKKKLVNIEKKPSDMGPPRKFYTLNEAGRKELELFWEKWDFVSSKINVLKST; this is encoded by the coding sequence ATGGAAAATTTAACTGAAATGCTGAAGGGTTCGCTGGAAGGCTGCGTCTTAGAAATCATCAGCCGCCAAGAAACCTATGGCTACGAGATTACCCGCCGCCTGAACGATCTTGGGTTTACCGAAGTCGTGGAAGGGACGGTCTACACTATCCTCGTACGATTAGAAAAGAAAAAACTTGTGAACATTGAAAAGAAGCCGTCAGATATGGGGCCGCCCCGCAAGTTTTACACGCTTAATGAGGCTGGACGCAAGGAACTTGAATTGTTTTGGGAAAAATGGGATTTTGTATCATCAAAAATTAATGTCTTGAAGTCTACCTAG
- a CDS encoding ABC transporter permease — translation MKITSVLIKKELVGLWKSKKIIYIPVVFMLYMVIQPITNYFMVDILKMGGGLPDGAIFSMPELTGGEIMGAVLSQLNTLGVLLIIITVMGAINDERKNGSLSILLVRPVSLYSLIASKLVSNSFLLIFSFISGYLLSLFYTTTLFDVVSWNLVLKSALLYCMYILFIVSCVVCTSALLTSNGAISIVNVFIIGGLSIVSGWFVDTLKYSPTNLSTYAVSVVSGERNLDGLWGCVIVTLIVMLILYFISAVAVKKVAN, via the coding sequence ATGAAGATAACTTCAGTATTAATAAAAAAGGAATTAGTCGGATTATGGAAAAGTAAAAAAATTATTTATATACCAGTTGTTTTTATGCTTTACATGGTTATACAGCCAATTACTAATTATTTTATGGTAGATATATTAAAAATGGGTGGTGGACTACCTGATGGGGCTATATTTTCCATGCCTGAATTAACAGGTGGGGAAATTATGGGAGCTGTTTTGTCACAACTCAATACTCTTGGTGTTTTGCTAATCATCATTACGGTAATGGGAGCTATTAATGATGAAAGGAAAAATGGTTCTCTAAGCATTTTACTTGTCCGTCCTGTTTCTTTATACTCGTTGATTGCTAGTAAACTAGTTTCAAACAGTTTTTTATTGATATTTTCATTTATTTCTGGATATTTATTATCCTTATTTTACACAACTACTTTATTTGATGTAGTTTCATGGAATTTGGTATTAAAGAGTGCACTTTTATATTGCATGTATATCCTTTTTATTGTTTCCTGTGTGGTGTGTACAAGTGCATTATTGACTAGTAATGGAGCAATATCAATAGTTAACGTTTTTATTATAGGAGGGTTATCTATTGTTAGCGGATGGTTTGTTGACACATTAAAGTATAGTCCTACTAATTTAAGTACTTATGCAGTATCAGTTGTTAGTGGTGAAAGAAATCTAGATGGCTTATGGGGGTGTGTAATAGTAACACTCATAGTAATGTTAATTTTATATTTTATATCAGCAGTGGCAGTAAAAAAAGTAGCTAACTAA
- a CDS encoding RNA polymerase sigma factor, producing the protein MLISQFNIEVLYKEYKDYCLWIAYCLLGSMTDAEDIVQDTFLTLGSVNV; encoded by the coding sequence ATGTTAATCAGTCAATTCAATATAGAAGTATTATATAAAGAATATAAAGATTATTGTCTTTGGATAGCGTACTGTTTACTTGGTTCAATGACAGATGCTGAAGATATTGTTCAAGATACTTTTTTAACATTAGGCTCTGTTAATGTTTAA